In Halorientalis sp. LT38, a genomic segment contains:
- a CDS encoding RDD family protein, whose amino-acid sequence MSDHETTNRCGVGIRGVAMGIDSAVWFLLFIVALTIVGVATGQAETTASGLDTDLEGTPAAMGLALWLGLSIGYHTLLEWRFGKTIGKALVRIQVVRADGSPASFGASLTRNLLRLVDWLPAFYLVGILALALSEKRSRLGDRAAGTAVVRV is encoded by the coding sequence ATGTCTGATCACGAGACGACGAACCGCTGTGGCGTCGGCATCCGCGGGGTCGCGATGGGGATTGACTCGGCCGTCTGGTTCCTCCTGTTCATCGTCGCCTTGACGATCGTCGGCGTCGCCACCGGGCAGGCGGAGACGACCGCGAGCGGCCTCGACACCGACCTCGAGGGCACCCCGGCCGCAATGGGACTGGCCCTCTGGCTCGGCCTCTCGATCGGGTATCACACGCTGCTCGAGTGGCGATTCGGGAAGACGATTGGGAAGGCGCTCGTCCGCATCCAGGTGGTCAGGGCGGACGGCTCGCCCGCGTCGTTCGGGGCGTCTCTCACCCGGAACCTCCTGCGACTGGTCGACTGGCTTCCGGCCTTCTACCTTGTGGGGATCCTCGCGCTCGCGCTCTCCGAAAAGCGGTCCCGACTCGGCGACCGGGCGGCGGGAACGGCAGTCGTGCGGGTCTGA